Proteins encoded in a region of the Flavobacterium sp. PMTSA4 genome:
- a CDS encoding phosphoglycerate mutase family protein, which produces MKKNIFLIIFALSTCLNVFSQDEITKIIVARHAEKENDGTKNPSLSEAGKIRAEKLKDLFVDVKIDKLFSTNYKRTIETLQPIAASKKLDIVNYNPNDLSFAKDLISTEKGKTVLVVGHSNTCPKLVNSLIDESKYQNLDENDYGKIWIITFKNDKKIDCILLNY; this is translated from the coding sequence ATGAAAAAAAATATTTTCTTAATAATATTTGCTTTATCAACTTGTTTGAATGTGTTTTCTCAAGATGAAATAACAAAAATTATTGTAGCTCGTCATGCTGAAAAAGAAAATGATGGAACAAAAAATCCTTCATTATCAGAAGCTGGAAAAATAAGAGCCGAAAAACTTAAAGATTTATTTGTTGACGTAAAAATTGACAAATTATTTTCTACAAATTATAAAAGAACAATTGAAACTTTACAGCCAATTGCTGCAAGCAAAAAACTAGATATCGTTAATTATAATCCAAATGATTTGAGTTTTGCGAAAGATTTAATTTCAACTGAAAAAGGTAAAACAGTCTTAGTTGTTGGTCATTCAAACACTTGTCCTAAATTAGTAAATAGTTTAATTGATGAGTCTAAATATCAAAATTTAGATGAAAACGATTATGGAAAAATTTGGATTATTACTTTTAAAAATGATAAAAAAATAGATTGCATTTTATTAAACTATTAA
- a CDS encoding DNA/RNA non-specific endonuclease, whose protein sequence is MKKVSVCFLFIMLTFSCKLNNEEDTLKTNSYIPENESAYYLPTSTTNQIVYHSNYTLSYNEKFEQAEWVAYFLKKENLKSIEFKRPYFIEDNKVTTHSADWRNYKNSGYDKGHLCPAGDMKFSKSAYEETFLTSNISPQKHDFNSGIWNRLEQKVRYWAEKNGDLYVISGGVLTDDLKTIGIEKVAVPNYFYKIIASQNNGNLKIIAFLLPHENSNKPLYKYVTSVDEIEKLTKIDFFAKLEDSLENQLEKNSDYKDWSFN, encoded by the coding sequence ATGAAAAAAGTTTCAGTGTGTTTTCTTTTTATAATGCTTACGTTTTCATGTAAATTGAATAATGAAGAGGATACTTTAAAAACTAATAGTTATATCCCTGAAAATGAGTCTGCTTACTATTTGCCAACATCTACTACTAATCAAATAGTTTATCATAGCAATTATACATTGTCTTATAATGAAAAATTTGAGCAAGCCGAATGGGTTGCTTATTTTTTGAAAAAAGAAAATTTAAAAAGCATTGAATTTAAAAGACCTTATTTTATAGAAGATAATAAGGTCACTACACATTCAGCTGATTGGAGAAATTATAAAAATTCGGGTTATGATAAAGGACATCTTTGTCCGGCAGGTGATATGAAGTTTTCTAAAAGTGCTTATGAAGAAACTTTTTTAACGTCTAATATTTCTCCTCAGAAGCATGATTTTAACTCTGGAATCTGGAATCGATTAGAACAAAAAGTAAGGTATTGGGCAGAGAAGAACGGAGATTTGTATGTGATATCTGGTGGAGTTTTAACAGATGATTTAAAAACAATTGGAATCGAAAAAGTAGCTGTACCTAACTATTTTTATAAAATAATTGCTTCTCAAAATAATGGTAATTTAAAAATAATTGCTTTCCTTTTGCCTCATGAAAATTCCAATAAACCACTCTATAAATATGTGACTTCGGTTGATGAAATTGAAAAATTAACAAAGATTGATTTCTTTGCTAAGCTTGAAGATTCTTTAGAAAATCAACTCGAAAAAAATAGTGATTATAAAGATTGGAGTTTTAATTAA
- the mreC gene encoding rod shape-determining protein MreC: MQQIFSFILKNSYRLLFLLLLIISLSLTIQSHSYHRSKIISSANFLTGGVYQQMNNVNEYFGLRKQNEELALENARLKSILFNQKDTTLTPNVNVKGIDKAEIIVSKVIHNSYSTHENYLTLNNGSNSGVKTDMGVINSAGIIGIVEKTSPKYATVVSILNVQSRINAKIKKSNHFGSLVWNGKSTGYVQLIDVPRLASVRRGDTIVTGGQSVIFPENIGIGTIEKIYTDNVTNYYTLDVKLFNDMTNLGYVYVIKTKDRDEVMKLEKETKKDE, translated from the coding sequence ATGCAGCAAATTTTTAGTTTCATATTAAAAAACAGTTATCGACTACTGTTTTTGCTGCTATTAATTATTTCCTTGTCGTTGACAATCCAATCGCATTCCTACCATAGAAGTAAAATAATAAGTTCTGCAAATTTTTTGACTGGTGGCGTTTATCAGCAAATGAATAATGTAAATGAATACTTTGGACTAAGAAAACAAAATGAAGAATTAGCACTAGAAAATGCTCGTTTGAAATCCATTTTATTCAATCAAAAAGACACAACTTTAACACCGAATGTAAATGTTAAAGGAATTGACAAAGCAGAAATAATCGTTTCAAAAGTAATTCACAATTCATACAGCACACATGAAAACTATTTGACACTAAACAACGGTTCAAATTCAGGAGTTAAAACCGACATGGGTGTAATCAATAGCGCTGGAATTATTGGAATTGTGGAAAAAACTTCTCCAAAATATGCTACAGTGGTTAGTATTTTAAATGTTCAATCGAGAATTAATGCTAAAATTAAAAAATCAAATCACTTTGGTTCTTTAGTATGGAATGGAAAAAGTACTGGGTATGTTCAGTTGATTGATGTTCCAAGATTAGCGTCTGTTCGTCGAGGCGATACTATTGTAACTGGTGGACAATCGGTTATTTTCCCAGAAAATATTGGAATAGGAACTATTGAAAAAATATATACCGACAATGTTACAAATTATTACACTTTAGACGTTAAGTTGTTCAATGATATGACTAATTTGGGCTATGTGTATGTTATCAAAACTAAAGACAGAGACGAAGTAATGAAACTTGAAAAAGAAACTAAAAAAGATGAATAG
- the surE gene encoding 5'/3'-nucleotidase SurE: MKNKPLILVTNDDGITAPGIRTLIEVMSEIGTVVVVAPDSPQSGMGHAITVNNTLYLDKVSKEDAEITEYNCSGTPVDCVKLAVNEILKQKPDLCVSGINHGSNSSINVIYSGTMSAAVEAGIEGIPAIGFSLADYNWNADFEPTKPFIKKIALEVLNKKIPEGTILNVNFPKLKFEEIKGIKICRQAKAYWMEKFDKRKSPFGKDYYWLTGEFINQDKGQDTDEYALANGYVSVVPVQFDMTAHHAIQTLNTWDL; this comes from the coding sequence ATGAAAAACAAACCTCTAATTCTAGTTACAAACGATGACGGAATTACAGCACCAGGAATCAGAACTTTAATTGAAGTCATGTCTGAAATAGGAACTGTCGTAGTAGTTGCGCCTGATAGTCCACAAAGCGGAATGGGACATGCGATTACAGTAAATAATACTCTTTATTTAGACAAAGTTTCCAAAGAAGATGCTGAAATCACAGAGTACAATTGCTCTGGAACGCCTGTAGATTGTGTAAAACTTGCTGTGAATGAAATTTTAAAACAAAAACCCGATTTGTGTGTTTCAGGAATTAATCATGGTTCAAATTCCTCTATAAATGTTATTTATTCAGGAACCATGAGTGCAGCTGTTGAAGCTGGAATAGAAGGAATTCCTGCAATAGGTTTTTCGTTGGCAGATTATAATTGGAATGCTGATTTTGAACCTACAAAACCATTTATAAAAAAAATTGCTCTTGAAGTTTTAAATAAAAAAATTCCTGAAGGAACTATTTTAAACGTGAATTTTCCTAAACTAAAATTTGAAGAAATTAAAGGAATAAAAATTTGTCGTCAGGCAAAAGCATATTGGATGGAAAAATTTGATAAAAGAAAATCTCCATTCGGAAAAGATTATTATTGGCTAACTGGAGAATTTATAAATCAAGACAAAGGTCAAGACACTGATGAATATGCATTGGCCAACGGATATGTTTCGGTTGTTCCAGTTCAATTTGATATGACAGCGCATCACGCTATTCAAACTTTAAACACTTGGGATTTGTAA
- a CDS encoding carboxy terminal-processing peptidase, producing the protein MKPIFQFMKRNYKFLLAVLALSVALWSFIPKEKASDPEKDKLLIELLTFVIEKGHYNPAAIDDTFSKGVYKDYLEALDPSKRFFLQSDIDEFSKYETLIDDQINNKELTFFDLTYTRLIQRMNESKSYYEDALSSPIDYKKDESISTDYEKIPYAKNQKELKDRWRKQVKLSTLSSLVEKQKVEEEKAKSKDNKEAPKTFEQLEKETRESTLKSLNDNFGFIKDLNRDDWFSVYINAISSRFDPHTSYFAPNEKERFDVSMSGKLEGIGARLQKENDFTKITELISGGPAWRGKQLEAGDLVLKVAQASGEPVDVVGMRLDDVVKKIKGPKGTEVKLTVKKPDGSIKVISIIRDEVEIEETYVKSSVVEIDGNKYGIIYLPKFYIDFENKDSRDAGKDVAKEVERLKEQNVQGIVMDVRDNGGGSLKTVVDIAGLFIEQGPIVQIKSAAGKKEVLYDRDSKVQWDGPLVVMINEFSASASEILAAAIQDYKRGVIVGSKQSYGKGTVQNVIDLNQFVRGSTYGDLGALKTTTQKFYRINGGSTQREGVKSDVVMPDKYEFLKMGEKDVDNAMPWDKIDAADYKVWDKQNNFDLAIAQSKARLENNPQMQLIEDNAKWLDERNKDNVYSLQIDKFKAEQKALEEKNKKYKPITEYKNRLEFTSLPYENEMVKDDPVLKEKRDRWHESLSKDVYIDEALHILNDMQNGSEKKGLTNKVKTEKIVKS; encoded by the coding sequence ATGAAACCTATTTTCCAGTTTATGAAAAGAAACTATAAATTTCTCTTGGCAGTGCTTGCCTTGTCAGTCGCCTTATGGAGTTTTATCCCAAAAGAGAAAGCATCCGATCCCGAAAAAGATAAATTATTAATAGAACTTTTGACCTTTGTAATTGAAAAAGGACATTACAATCCTGCAGCGATTGACGATACTTTTTCTAAAGGAGTTTATAAAGATTATTTGGAAGCTTTAGATCCATCAAAGCGTTTCTTTTTGCAATCGGATATTGATGAATTTTCTAAATATGAAACTCTTATTGATGATCAAATTAACAACAAAGAGCTAACTTTTTTCGATTTGACTTATACTCGTTTGATTCAAAGAATGAACGAAAGCAAAAGTTATTATGAAGATGCATTAAGCAGTCCAATTGATTATAAAAAAGACGAATCTATAAGTACAGATTACGAGAAAATTCCTTATGCTAAAAATCAAAAAGAATTAAAAGACAGATGGAGAAAACAAGTTAAACTTTCAACGTTGTCTTCTTTGGTAGAAAAGCAAAAAGTGGAAGAAGAAAAGGCAAAATCAAAAGATAATAAAGAAGCTCCAAAAACCTTTGAACAATTAGAAAAAGAAACAAGAGAATCAACTTTGAAATCTCTTAATGACAATTTTGGTTTTATCAAAGATTTAAATCGTGATGATTGGTTTTCAGTTTATATAAATGCGATTTCGTCAAGATTTGATCCACATACGTCTTATTTTGCACCTAATGAAAAAGAACGTTTTGATGTAAGCATGAGTGGAAAATTAGAAGGAATTGGCGCTAGACTTCAAAAGGAAAATGATTTTACCAAAATTACTGAACTTATTTCTGGTGGACCAGCTTGGCGAGGAAAACAATTAGAAGCAGGTGATTTAGTTTTAAAAGTAGCTCAGGCAAGCGGAGAACCAGTTGATGTTGTTGGAATGCGATTGGATGATGTTGTTAAAAAAATAAAAGGTCCAAAAGGGACAGAAGTAAAACTTACTGTTAAAAAACCAGATGGAAGTATTAAAGTAATTTCAATAATTAGAGATGAAGTTGAAATTGAGGAAACTTATGTGAAATCTAGTGTTGTAGAAATTGACGGGAATAAGTATGGAATTATTTATTTGCCAAAATTTTATATCGATTTTGAAAATAAAGACAGTCGTGATGCAGGAAAAGATGTTGCCAAAGAAGTGGAAAGATTAAAAGAACAAAATGTACAAGGAATTGTAATGGATGTTCGTGATAATGGTGGTGGTTCTTTGAAAACAGTTGTTGATATCGCAGGATTATTTATTGAGCAAGGACCAATTGTTCAAATTAAATCTGCTGCAGGGAAAAAAGAAGTTCTTTATGATAGAGATTCAAAAGTACAATGGGACGGACCACTTGTTGTTATGATTAATGAGTTTTCAGCTTCGGCATCAGAGATTTTAGCTGCTGCGATACAAGATTATAAAAGAGGTGTTATTGTTGGAAGTAAACAATCATATGGTAAAGGTACGGTTCAAAATGTTATAGATTTAAATCAGTTTGTTCGCGGAAGTACTTATGGAGATTTAGGCGCATTAAAAACTACAACTCAAAAATTCTATAGAATTAACGGAGGTTCAACTCAACGAGAAGGTGTTAAAAGTGATGTTGTGATGCCTGATAAATATGAGTTTTTAAAAATGGGCGAAAAGGATGTTGACAATGCTATGCCTTGGGATAAAATTGATGCTGCAGATTATAAAGTTTGGGATAAGCAAAACAACTTTGATTTAGCTATTGCTCAAAGTAAAGCTCGTTTGGAAAACAATCCTCAAATGCAGTTGATTGAAGATAATGCAAAATGGTTGGATGAGCGTAATAAAGACAATGTATATAGTTTGCAAATAGACAAATTTAAAGCAGAACAAAAAGCTTTGGAGGAAAAAAATAAAAAATACAAGCCAATTACAGAATATAAAAATAGATTAGAATTTACATCGTTGCCATATGAAAATGAAATGGTTAAAGATGACCCAGTTTTAAAAGAGAAAAGAGATAGATGGCATGAAAGTCTATCAAAAGATGTTTATATAGATGAAGCTTTACACATATTAAATGATATGCAAAATGGTTCTGAAAAGAAAGGTTTGACTAATAAAGTTAAAACAGAAAAAATAGTTAAATCGTAA
- the mrdA gene encoding penicillin-binding protein 2 — MRKVLFPTIIIIASILIVARLFYLQIIDDSLKLKSDNNAIKIKYDYPERGYIYDRYGKLLVANQPSYDIMVIPKDVKEIDTTEFCSLLSITKEDFEKKIAKAKVYSPRLPSVFLPQLNKMEYAAFQEKQRKFDGFYIQKRSLRDYQVDCGANVFGFITQVNEGIIKKNKYYISGDLIGKQGVEESYEEILRGVKGVKYIQKDKFNRDIASYKDGKFDTIAVQGKDITLSIDAELQKYGEQLMINKRGGIVAIEPKTGEILALVTAPSYDPAILVGRQRSKNYTMLYHDSIAKPLYDRGLLAEYTPGSPFKILTGLVGLQEGVIDTETSFVCHHGFSYARGRFMRCHDSGVSKLHNGFYNSCNTYFANVYMKTINKYVKPADGVDAWSNHLKSFGLGEFMGYDLPTGRRGKIPTSKTYKKMYPGWNWDSKTIVSNAIGQGEVLMTPMQLANMIATVANRGYYYTPHIIKKIKGDVIDKKFRTKHQTTIDRKHFEPVIEGLYDVYNLGTARGLGVEGIQICGKTGTAENYAKINGKRVKLQDHSIFVAFAPKDNPKIAIAVFVENGYWGARWAGPITTLMIEKYINRKISRKDLEKRMLEGSLQAEYNKYISKPIVDTLINTTVSKPLNTEIKKEDEIKVTEPTEN; from the coding sequence ATGAGAAAAGTTTTGTTTCCAACAATCATTATCATTGCTTCAATTTTAATTGTTGCTAGGCTTTTTTATCTTCAAATTATAGATGATAGTCTAAAATTAAAATCAGACAACAATGCCATAAAAATCAAATACGATTATCCTGAACGTGGCTATATTTATGATAGATACGGAAAACTTTTAGTAGCCAATCAACCTTCATATGACATTATGGTTATACCAAAAGATGTCAAAGAAATCGACACAACTGAATTTTGCAGCTTACTAAGCATTACAAAAGAAGATTTTGAAAAGAAAATTGCTAAAGCAAAAGTTTATAGTCCAAGATTACCTTCAGTTTTTTTACCCCAATTAAACAAAATGGAATATGCTGCTTTTCAAGAAAAACAGCGAAAATTTGATGGTTTTTACATTCAAAAACGTTCATTGCGTGATTATCAAGTAGATTGTGGCGCTAACGTTTTTGGATTTATTACTCAAGTTAATGAAGGAATTATTAAAAAAAACAAATACTACATCAGTGGTGATTTAATTGGTAAACAAGGAGTTGAAGAAAGTTATGAAGAAATTCTTCGTGGTGTAAAAGGTGTAAAATACATCCAAAAAGACAAATTCAATAGAGATATTGCTTCGTATAAAGATGGTAAATTTGACACTATTGCTGTGCAAGGAAAAGACATCACATTATCAATTGATGCTGAATTACAAAAATATGGCGAACAATTAATGATTAATAAACGCGGTGGAATTGTTGCTATTGAACCAAAAACTGGTGAAATATTAGCCTTAGTAACTGCACCATCATATGATCCAGCAATTTTAGTAGGAAGACAACGTTCAAAAAACTACACCATGTTGTATCATGATTCAATTGCAAAACCTTTGTATGATAGAGGTTTGTTGGCAGAATATACACCTGGTTCACCTTTTAAAATATTAACTGGTTTAGTTGGATTACAAGAAGGTGTTATTGATACTGAAACTTCCTTTGTTTGTCATCATGGATTCAGTTATGCTCGTGGTCGTTTTATGAGATGTCACGATTCGGGAGTTTCAAAATTGCATAATGGATTTTATAATTCTTGTAACACCTATTTTGCTAACGTTTACATGAAAACAATTAACAAATATGTAAAACCTGCTGATGGAGTTGATGCATGGAGTAATCATTTAAAAAGTTTTGGATTAGGTGAATTTATGGGTTATGATTTACCAACAGGAAGAAGAGGAAAAATTCCAACTTCAAAAACTTATAAAAAAATGTATCCAGGTTGGAATTGGGATAGTAAAACAATTGTTTCAAACGCAATTGGTCAAGGAGAAGTTTTGATGACACCAATGCAATTGGCAAATATGATTGCTACAGTAGCCAATAGAGGTTATTATTATACGCCACATATCATCAAAAAAATTAAAGGTGATGTTATTGATAAAAAGTTTAGAACCAAACATCAAACAACAATTGACAGAAAACATTTTGAACCAGTAATTGAAGGATTGTACGATGTTTATAATCTAGGAACGGCTAGAGGTTTAGGAGTTGAAGGAATTCAAATTTGTGGTAAAACAGGAACCGCTGAAAACTATGCTAAAATAAACGGAAAAAGAGTAAAACTTCAAGACCACTCTATTTTTGTTGCGTTTGCGCCAAAGGATAATCCAAAAATTGCTATTGCAGTATTCGTAGAAAATGGATATTGGGGTGCACGATGGGCAGGACCAATTACAACCTTAATGATTGAAAAATATATTAACAGAAAAATTTCGAGAAAAGATCTTGAAAAAAGAATGTTAGAAGGAAGTTTACAAGCCGAATATAACAAATACATTTCTAAACCAATTGTTGATACGTTAATCAATACAACTGTATCAAAACCATTGAATACGGAAATTAAAAAAGAAGATGAAATTAAAGTAACTGAACCTACAGAAAATTAA
- a CDS encoding C40 family peptidase — translation MKLSNKILLLFIFLIVTSISFSQSNKIITSKAEAEKKGIYSAPSIEKAIAYNEPKTKISKKEQKEREKKLKKAKALLNTKNEKDIFIDKDEPSYFTEQLVNNLVDNIGVGYSFGGTSKNGFDCSGLLYSTFKKFDIELPRVSSSMADLGEKINTTNAEKGDLIFFATGGGNRITHVGLITEVNNDEILFVHASTSSGVIISSLTETYYQNTFVQINRILEN, via the coding sequence TTGAAATTATCTAATAAAATATTACTCTTATTCATCTTTTTGATTGTAACCTCAATTAGTTTTTCGCAATCAAACAAAATAATAACTTCCAAAGCAGAAGCTGAAAAAAAAGGAATTTATTCAGCTCCAAGTATTGAAAAAGCGATAGCTTACAACGAACCAAAAACTAAAATTTCAAAAAAAGAACAAAAAGAAAGAGAAAAAAAACTCAAAAAAGCCAAAGCTCTTTTAAACACAAAAAACGAAAAAGATATTTTTATTGATAAGGATGAACCAAGTTATTTTACTGAACAGTTAGTAAACAATCTTGTTGATAACATTGGTGTTGGTTATTCATTTGGCGGTACTTCTAAAAATGGTTTTGATTGTTCTGGATTGCTTTATTCTACGTTTAAAAAATTCGACATTGAATTACCCAGAGTTTCTTCTAGCATGGCTGATTTAGGGGAAAAAATAAATACTACAAATGCTGAAAAAGGCGATTTAATTTTCTTTGCTACTGGTGGCGGAAACCGCATAACGCATGTTGGTCTTATTACAGAAGTAAATAATGATGAAATACTTTTTGTACATGCTTCAACTAGTTCTGGTGTTATTATTTCTTCATTAACAGAGACTTATTATCAAAATACTTTTGTTCAAATTAATAGAATTTTAGAAAATTAA
- the lpxB gene encoding lipid-A-disaccharide synthase: MKYYIIAGEASGDLHGSNLMKALYKEDSNAEIRFWGGNLMQEVGGTLVKHYRDLAFMGFAEVVMNLKTILNNIKFCKKDIEEFNPDVIIFIDYPGFNMRIAKWAKQKGIKTHYYIAPQIWAWKENRIKAVKRDFDKLFVILPFEKDFFEVKHGFPVEFVGHPLIDAIHNRKKTDETQFRKENNLDDKPIIALLPGSRKQEISKMLEVMLSVTEDFKEYQFVIAGAPSQEYEFYQQFLINKNVKFISNKTYDLLSVAKAALVTSGTATLETALFKVPEVVCYKGSWISYQIAKRIITLKYISLVNLIMDREVVTELIQNDFNKKRIKKELSKLLEPTTRKKILEDYELLEEKLGGNGASETTAKLIVNELR, from the coding sequence ATGAAATACTACATAATAGCAGGCGAAGCTTCAGGTGATTTGCATGGTTCAAACCTAATGAAAGCTTTATATAAGGAAGATTCAAACGCAGAAATTCGTTTTTGGGGTGGAAACCTAATGCAAGAAGTTGGCGGAACTTTGGTTAAACATTATCGAGATTTAGCTTTTATGGGTTTTGCAGAAGTGGTTATGAATTTGAAAACCATTTTAAACAATATTAAATTTTGCAAAAAAGATATTGAAGAATTTAATCCTGATGTAATTATTTTTATTGATTATCCTGGTTTCAACATGCGAATTGCAAAATGGGCAAAGCAAAAAGGAATAAAAACTCATTATTACATAGCACCACAAATTTGGGCATGGAAAGAAAACAGAATTAAAGCTGTAAAAAGAGATTTCGATAAATTATTTGTAATTCTACCTTTTGAAAAAGATTTTTTTGAGGTCAAACATGGTTTTCCAGTTGAATTTGTTGGCCATCCATTAATTGATGCAATTCATAATCGTAAAAAAACAGATGAAACTCAATTTAGGAAAGAAAATAATTTGGACGATAAACCAATAATTGCATTGTTGCCTGGTAGTCGAAAACAAGAAATTTCAAAAATGCTTGAGGTAATGCTGAGTGTTACTGAGGATTTTAAAGAATATCAATTTGTAATTGCTGGCGCTCCAAGTCAAGAATATGAATTCTACCAACAATTTTTAATTAATAAAAATGTAAAATTCATTTCTAACAAAACGTATGATTTATTAAGCGTTGCAAAAGCTGCTTTAGTAACTTCTGGAACTGCTACACTTGAAACGGCATTGTTTAAAGTACCTGAAGTAGTTTGCTACAAAGGAAGTTGGATTTCCTATCAAATAGCCAAAAGAATTATCACTTTAAAATATATTTCTTTGGTGAACTTAATCATGGACAGAGAAGTAGTAACCGAATTAATTCAAAATGATTTTAATAAAAAAAGAATTAAGAAGGAATTATCAAAATTATTAGAACCTACCACGAGGAAAAAAATATTAGAAGATTATGAATTATTAGAAGAAAAATTAGGTGGAAATGGCGCAAGCGAAACAACTGCAAAATTGATTGTTAACGAATTACGTTAG
- the rodA gene encoding rod shape-determining protein RodA has protein sequence MKNQSVANNLDWLSIVIYIILVILGWLNIYSSSLSSIEGESSIFDVTQIYGKQFLFILFTIPLIFSVMAIDAKFFEKYSIIIFAISLLSLAGLFIFGKTIAGQRCWYAIGSFTLQPSEFAKTATALALAKYLSDVQVNLKDFNRQVQAMIIIFLPILLILPQPDPGSALIYSIFFVVLYREGFPAWYLWTGFIAILLFILALILKPYVIILIALFVILFIHIRSKMIDRNWILSTIIFVLISGFVFSVDYVFDNVFKQHHRDRFNILLGKEVDMKGVGYNTNQSEIAIGSGGWFGKGYLEGTQTKGGFVPEQHTDYIFTTVGEEWGFLGSIFIVALFLILFGRILYLAERQKTKFSRVYGYCVAGILFIHFFVNISMVVGIFPTIGVPLPFFSYGGSGLWGFTILLFIFLKMDANKVNEW, from the coding sequence ATGAAAAACCAAAGCGTAGCAAACAATTTAGACTGGTTAAGTATAGTAATTTATATCATTTTAGTGATATTAGGTTGGCTTAACATCTATTCATCTTCATTATCGAGTATTGAAGGTGAAAGTTCTATTTTTGATGTTACTCAAATTTATGGTAAACAGTTTTTATTCATCCTTTTCACTATTCCATTAATTTTTAGCGTAATGGCGATTGATGCTAAATTTTTCGAAAAATATTCAATTATCATTTTTGCAATTTCTCTTTTATCACTGGCTGGGCTTTTCATATTTGGAAAAACTATTGCCGGACAAAGATGTTGGTATGCCATTGGAAGTTTCACATTACAACCATCTGAATTTGCAAAAACTGCAACAGCATTAGCATTAGCAAAATATCTAAGCGATGTACAAGTCAATTTGAAAGATTTCAACAGGCAAGTGCAAGCAATGATTATTATATTTTTACCAATTTTACTTATCCTACCACAACCCGATCCTGGTAGTGCCTTAATTTATTCTATCTTTTTTGTGGTTTTATACCGCGAAGGATTTCCAGCATGGTATCTTTGGACAGGTTTTATTGCCATTTTACTCTTTATTTTAGCTCTAATTCTCAAACCCTATGTGATTATATTGATAGCTCTTTTTGTAATATTATTTATTCACATAAGAAGTAAAATGATTGATAGAAATTGGATTTTAAGCACTATTATTTTTGTGCTCATTTCTGGTTTTGTCTTTTCGGTTGATTATGTTTTTGATAATGTATTCAAACAACATCACCGAGATAGATTCAATATATTACTTGGTAAAGAAGTAGATATGAAAGGTGTTGGATATAACACCAATCAATCTGAAATAGCAATTGGTTCTGGAGGTTGGTTTGGAAAAGGCTATCTTGAAGGAACGCAAACAAAAGGCGGTTTTGTTCCTGAACAACATACCGATTATATTTTCACAACCGTTGGTGAAGAATGGGGTTTCTTAGGTTCAATATTTATTGTTGCTTTATTCCTAATCCTATTTGGAAGAATTTTATATCTCGCCGAACGGCAAAAAACTAAATTCAGCCGAGTCTACGGTTATTGTGTAGCAGGAATTTTGTTTATTCACTTTTTTGTAAATATCTCTATGGTTGTTGGTATTTTTCCAACAATTGGAGTTCCGCTTCCATTCTTTTCCTATGGTGGTTCTGGTCTTTGGGGATTTACAATTTTACTGTTTATATTCCTAAAAATGGATGCAAACAAAGTAAATGAATGGTAG
- a CDS encoding rod shape-determining protein MreD, translated as MNSTLLVNIARFILLLLAQVLIFNRLDLFGYINPYPYILFIILFPVNGNKLGLLLASFFLGLIMDMFWNSGGVHAASCLVLAYFRPAIFKFSFGLSYEYQTVKLNDVLTPERFSFILIAVVIHHFTLFILEVFKISFFWDIFLRTIFSTIFTIITCILIIYIIKPSKR; from the coding sequence ATGAATAGTACTTTATTAGTAAATATTGCCCGTTTCATTTTATTGCTTTTGGCTCAAGTGTTAATTTTTAATCGTCTTGATTTATTTGGATATATTAATCCTTATCCTTATATTCTGTTCATCATTCTTTTTCCTGTAAATGGGAACAAATTAGGACTTTTACTTGCGAGTTTTTTTCTTGGTTTGATTATGGATATGTTTTGGAATTCTGGCGGAGTTCATGCCGCTTCTTGTTTGGTTCTAGCCTATTTTAGACCAGCAATTTTCAAATTTTCCTTTGGACTAAGTTATGAATATCAAACCGTAAAACTCAATGATGTTTTAACTCCCGAACGCTTTTCTTTTATATTGATAGCGGTTGTAATTCACCATTTTACGTTATTTATTTTAGAAGTTTTTAAAATTAGTTTCTTTTGGGATATATTTTTGAGAACTATTTTTAGCACAATATTTACAATTATAACCTGTATTTTAATAATCTATATCATTAAGCCAAGCAAACGATGA